The sequence AGATATCAATGAAGATGAATCCGGGGAATGATATACCCATCTGGTAATATAGGATGCTGTTATTGTCCCTGGGCCTGGCTGTACCCTTTCTTTTCACCCCACTGGTGTAATAATTCGAGGGAACAGACCTTGAAATTTCCGGTCATACTTACATACAATCCAATTATATCTTGCTGGTTCAATGGAAGGTCATCAATGGTTTCAAAACGAACGTTATACTGGTTTACCAGGTTGGTAAATTTGGAACCGGTTGGCCATACCTGGGTACCCCGGTTGCTGATATTTACCAGTTTGAATTTAACTCCGCCATGACGCAGGCTGTTCTTGGCGATCTCTTCGGGTTGCAGGTTGCTTTCCAGGAAAAAATCCACCCCTACGATTCGTTCCTGAACACCTTCCACGCTTTCGAGCATTGGGTTTTTGTCGAGGCGAAGTACGGTACAACTTGCCGGTAAGTCCACCAGTGAAGGTTTGGGGTTATTGGCTGGCTTTTTTCCGAAATTGGCAATGATGGTTTCAGCGAAGGCCGTGGTATTGAGCGAAGGCGTGTTACGGTCACCGAAATCTCCCGTGTGTACCCCACTTTCAAGGGTATACAAAAGTGCGTTCTCAATCATGGAAGCGGTATCCAGCAGGCCTACATGCGTAAGGAGGGCAAATCCACTTAACAGCAGGGCAGTTGGGTTAGCGATATTTTTTCCGGCAATATCCGGGGCAGTTCCATGCACTGCCTCAAAAATGCAAATATGGTCACCAATATTGGCGGAAGGCGCGAATCCTAGACCGCCAACCAGTCCGGCGCATAAATCGCTCACAATATCTCCCTGCAGGTTGGTCAGCACGACGACGTCAAAATTGTCAGGACGGGTAACCAGTTTCATACAAAGGTCATCCACAATTA comes from Flavihumibacter fluvii and encodes:
- a CDS encoding isocitrate/isopropylmalate family dehydrogenase, which encodes MKIAVAKGDGIGPEIMDAVLSIFQAAKVPLEYEFVDMGKWVFDKGFNNGMTPEAKETIEKLGILFKGPMETPKGKGVKSINVTARKTWNTYANKRTFQTLHGVDTVFSKAGIPIDITVVRENIEDTYGGVEHMLTHDVALSRRFITRPGSLQLVRYAFEMAKLKKARRITCGHKANIMKLTDGLFLECFYEVAKEYPELIADDVIVDDLCMKLVTRPDNFDVVVLTNLQGDIVSDLCAGLVGGLGFAPSANIGDHICIFEAVHGTAPDIAGKNIANPTALLLSGFALLTHVGLLDTASMIENALLYTLESGVHTGDFGDRNTPSLNTTAFAETIIANFGKKPANNPKPSLVDLPASCTVLRLDKNPMLESVEGVQERIVGVDFFLESNLQPEEIAKNSLRHGGVKFKLVNISNRGTQVWPTGSKFTNLVNQYNVRFETIDDLPLNQQDIIGLYVSMTGNFKVCSLELLHQWGEKKGYSQAQGQ